Part of the Alphaproteobacteria bacterium genome is shown below.
ACACACCGACGATCCCTTCGAGTGCCGCGCAAGCCGTGCATCGCGCCAACGCCGTGACCGGCGAATGCGCGTTCTGGGACGCGCCCAGCGGCTTCGTGTGGTGGATCGATATCCAAGGCCAGCGCGTCCTGGGCTATGCGCCCGCGACCGGCGAGGAGCGCATCTTCAACATGCCCTCGATGCCCGGCATGCTCGCCGGGCGGCGCAAGGGCGGCATGCTGGTGGGGCTGGAGGACGGCATCCATGAATTCGATCCGGCCACGGGATTGGGCGCCCATCTCGTTCCCGTCGAAGCCGACAATCCGCTGACGCGCGTCAACGACGGCAAGCCCGATTCCGCCGGGCGCTTGTGGTTCGGCACGATGGATAAGTCGGGCCGTGCGCAGCCTTTCGGCGCGCTCTACCGGCTCGATCCGGACCTGCGTTTGACGCGCGTGCGCGAGAACGTCGCCGTGCCCAACGGGATCGCCTTTTCGCCCGATTGCCGGATCATGTATTTCGCCGACAGCGCCACGCATACGATCGAAGCGATCGACTACGATCCCGCGACCGGCGCGCTGGGCACATCGCGCGTTTTCGTCAAATACCCCGACGGGCTGATTCCCGACGGCACTTGCGTCGATGCGGATGGCGCGTTGTGGGTCGCGGTCGTCGAAGGCGGACGTATCGAACGCCGTTTGCCGGACGGCACGCTCGACCGCATCGTCGAAGTGCCGGTCTCCCGCCCGACCATGCCGGAAATCGGCGGGCCGGACGGCGAAACGCTATTCGTCACCTCCCAACGCCGCGTGCTGTCGCGCGACAAGCTGCGCACCGAAACGCTCGCCGGCGATCTGCTGGCCGTGCGAATCGGCCAGCGCGCGCCGCTCCCTCATCGCGTCGCCTTCTAGGAACATCGTCCATGACATCCTCGATCTTTTCCATGCGCGGCCGCAAATGCTTGATCACGGGGGCGAGCCTGTCGATCGGCCGCGCGATCGCGCTGGGCTTCGCAGAACACGGCGCCGACATCGCCGTGCATTACGCCGCCGAAGCCGACAAGGCGTTCGGCTTTCCCGACGCCGCGAAGGAGACGGTGACGCAGATCCGCGCCCTGGGCTGCCAAGCCCATGCGGTCGAAGCCGATCTCGCGGCGCAAGGCGGACCCAAGCGCGCTTTCGACGGTGCGGTCGCCGCGTTGGGCCAAATCGACGTCGTGGTCGTTTGCGCCTCCGTCCAGATGCGCGAGGAATTCAGCGCGATCTCGGCCGCCGAGCTGGAGCGCCAAACGCGGATCAATTTCGACGCGACGATCGAATTGCTCGGCCTCGCCATTCCGCCGATGCGCGCGCGCAAATGGGGCCGCGTGCTGACCATCGGCAGCATCAATCAAACGCGGCCCGAACCGTCACTGGCGGTTTACGCCGCGCTGAAGGCGGCGCAAGCCAATCTCGCCCTCAATCTCGCCGCGCAATGCGGGCGCGACGGCGTGCTGGTCAATAATCTCGCCCCCGGCCTGGTCGAGACCGAACGCAATCGCTGGCGGCGCAAGGACGAGGCCGAGTGGCGCGACATCCAAAAGAAAGCGGCGCCGCTGCTGGGCCGCGCCGCACGACCCGAAGAGATGGTCGGCGCGGCATTGCTGCTGTGCTCGGACGCCGGCAGCTATATCACCGGCGCCGATCTGCCGGTCGCGGGCGGCGCGCAATTGCCCGGCGCCTATAACTGACGGAGGACACGCCATGGCGATCGCATCGATCGACGTCTTGCTGCTCGAAGCGGGTTATCTCAACTCCGCGATCTTCCAGCAGAAGCTGGCGACGCCGATGTCGCCCTTCCCCGAATTCGCCACGCGGCGCAGTCTGTGGATGTGGCCGCCACAGAAGGTCATCACCCGCATCACCGACACCCAAGGCCGCGTGGGCGTATCGATGACGAATGGCGGCGCCGTGGTCGCGACGATCGTACGCGACCAGTTCGCGCGCCTGCTGACGGGCCGCGACGAAACCAAGATCGACGAGAATTGGGAGATCGCCTTCCGCTCGATCCTGCCGTTCGACCGTTCCGGCTTCGCGATGATGGCGGTTTCCGCCATCGATATCGCGCTGTGGGATTTGCGCGCCAAGCGTGAGGGCCGCGACATCGCCGATATGGTCGGCGGCCGGCGCGACGTGACATTGCCCGCCTATACGACAACGCTATCGCCTGAGCGCTACGCGAAAAGCCCGTTCTTCGGCATTAAAACGCCGATGGTCGCGGGGCCGAGCGACGGCGAAGCGGGCGTCGCGGAGAATGTCGATCTCATCCGCCGCGCGCGCGAAGCCGCAGGCCCCGACCGCGACGTGATGCTCGACGCGTTTATGGGCTGGGACGTCGACTACACGCTGCGTATGGTCGAAGCGCTCGCCCCTTATCGCGTGCGTTGGTTCGAAGACCCGCTATCGCCCGCCGATGTCGGCGCCTATGTGCGCCTGAAGCGCGAAGCGGGCGACGCGATCACGCTGGCGCTGGGCAATTTCTGCTTCAGCTTGTGGGATTGCCGCGCGCTGATCGAAGCGGGCGTGGTGTCGATCCTGCAGCCCGATATCGCCTGGTGCGGCGGCGTGACCGAAGCCTTGCGCATCGACCAGGACGCGCGCAAGGCGGGCCTGCCGATCATCTTCCACAACACCTCCGAACAACCTTGGGCGCTGTCGCTTAGCCAAGCGCTCGATACGGTGAAAGAAGTGGAATATGTCGACCGAGATCCCGGATCGATGCTGCACGAGATGTTCCAAGGTTCGACCGGCGTGATCGACGGTAAGGTCCGCACCGGCAAAGCGATCGGCAACGTGCTGTCGCAGCGCGTGAGCGATGCGCTGGTGAGGTTCTGACATGGGTGCGGCGCGCGATTACAAGCTGATCGACGGTCACCATCATCTATGGGACCTCGCGCGTCTGCCTTACGCGTGGCTGCGGCCGGAAGCCCCACCCCGCCCCTTCGGCGATCACACGAAGATCAAACGGAACTTTCTGCCCGCCGATTATCGCGCGGCGACCGAAGGCCTCGACATCGCCGCCAGCGTGCATGTCGAAGCGATGCCGGGTGCGGCCGATCCGGCGGCGGAGTCCGCATGGCTCGACGAGATACGCCCCGGCGACGGCATCGTCGCGGCGAGCATCGCGCATCTCGACCCGCGTTCGCCCGGTCTCGACGCCGCCCTCGATGCGCTCGCCCGCCACGAAACGGTGCGCGGCATACGCACCGGCATCGCCTTTCGCACGAATTCGCCGTGGCGCTTCGCCAATGCCGCCGGTCTCGCGCGGTCCGACGATTTCCGGCGCGGCATCGCGCGCATCGCGGCGCGGGACCACATCGTGGAAATGATCTTGCTGCCCGAACAGATCGTGGAACTCGTCGAACTCGCCGACGCGCATCCGCATACGCCGTTCGTAATCAATCATATGGCGACGCTGGAACCCGGCTTCGAGGATGTGTGGCGCGCGGGCGTACGCGAAGCGGCGAAGCGCCCCAATATCCACATAAAAATTTCGGGGATGTGGACGATCGCCCGCGATTGGAACGAAGCCGCGATCCACGTGCCCGTTCGCTTCGCGGTCGAAGCCTTCGGCCCCACGCGCTGCTTGTGGGGAAGCAATCTGCCGATCGAGGGATTGATGTGTGGTGCCGCTCGTCAAATCGACATGCTGCACCGCGTTCTCGGGGATCTGTCGATATCGGACCGCGCCGCGATCTTTGGCGGCACGGCCGCGCAACTTTATCGCATCGGTGGTGCCGCCCGTTCTTGACGCCATCGAATTCGATCTCGATACTCGAAAAAAATCCAAGGGGAGGAATACAATGAGAAGACTCGCCATCGCGCTCTGCGCCGCATTCGCGTTCGTCACGCCCGCCGCTGCCGCTTGGCCCGAAAAGCCGATCCGCATCGTCGTGCCCTTCGGCCCCGGCGGCACCACCGACATTCTCGCGCGCACGCTCCAGAAGGTGCTGGACGAGAAGAAGCTCGTCTCCCAACCCGTCGCGATCCAGAATGTCGGCGGGCATTTCTCGGTCGGCGCACGCCAAGTGATGACGGCCGCCCCGGATGGCTACACCTTCCTGGCGATCCATCTTGCCCTGTTGTCGGGCGAAGTGGTCGATCCCGCGCGCGGCGTTTCGTACCGCAATTTCGAGCCCGTCGCACTGACCGGCGGCTTCTGCTTCCACCCGATCGTGCGCGGCGATTCGCGCTTCCAAACGCTGAAGGATCTGCTGGAAGCGGCCAAGGCGCAGCCCAACACGATCGTCACCGGCGTCAATATCGGTGCGCTCAACCACATGATGGCGCTGTTCATGGAACAGGGCTTTCCGGGCGCCAAATTTCGCTACGCGCAGATCGGCGGCGGTGGCGAAAATTTCGCGGCGCTGATGGGCGGGCACACGCAGCTGACGGTGCTGTCGAGCTCCGAATACCAAACCTACAAAGCCAACGGCATCCGCGCCCTTGCCTATTCGGGGCCGGAGCGCCTGTCGCTGGAGCCGAACATCCCCACCGCGCGCGAGCTTGGCTTGGGCTTCGACTATTGCGCCGAGAATTTCTGGTTCGCGCCCAAAGGCACGCCGAAGGAAGCGATCGACGGCATGGCGAGCGCCCTGCAAAAGGCCAACGAAACGCCGGAACTGAAGGACTTCTTCGCGAAGCAAGCCCAGACCGGCCAATTCCTGCGCGGCGCGGATTTCGCCAAGCGCTTGGACGACGTGTTCAAGGCGATCGAGCCGATCGCAAAGACCGCCGCCCCGCCGCGCTGACGGACACGCCTTGTCGCCGAACGAAGACTCGCCGAAGGATCGGCGCAACGACGCGATCGCGGGGGCCGCTATCCTCGCGATCGCGATCGTTTTCGGCACGGCCGCCTTGCGCGAGCCGCCCGCCCATTACGATCCGCTGGGCCCCGGCACCGTGCCGTTGGCGGTATCGATCGTGCTGGGGATATTCGGCGCGATTTTGCTGATCCGCACGCTGCTGGGCCTCAAAGTCGGGCAATCCGCGCAAAGCGTGATCGCCGGCTTGTCGCTCGACGATCCGGAAGTCGATTACAAGCTGCGGCCCGGCCTTGCCGTCTTCACCTATGCCGCGACCGCCGCCTATGTCGGCGCGATCGCCTTGGGCATTCCCTTCGTGTGGTCGACCTT
Proteins encoded:
- a CDS encoding SMP-30/gluconolactonase/LRE family protein, with protein sequence MSNTPTIPSSAAQAVHRANAVTGECAFWDAPSGFVWWIDIQGQRVLGYAPATGEERIFNMPSMPGMLAGRRKGGMLVGLEDGIHEFDPATGLGAHLVPVEADNPLTRVNDGKPDSAGRLWFGTMDKSGRAQPFGALYRLDPDLRLTRVRENVAVPNGIAFSPDCRIMYFADSATHTIEAIDYDPATGALGTSRVFVKYPDGLIPDGTCVDADGALWVAVVEGGRIERRLPDGTLDRIVEVPVSRPTMPEIGGPDGETLFVTSQRRVLSRDKLRTETLAGDLLAVRIGQRAPLPHRVAF
- a CDS encoding SDR family oxidoreductase; translated protein: MTSSIFSMRGRKCLITGASLSIGRAIALGFAEHGADIAVHYAAEADKAFGFPDAAKETVTQIRALGCQAHAVEADLAAQGGPKRAFDGAVAALGQIDVVVVCASVQMREEFSAISAAELERQTRINFDATIELLGLAIPPMRARKWGRVLTIGSINQTRPEPSLAVYAALKAAQANLALNLAAQCGRDGVLVNNLAPGLVETERNRWRRKDEAEWRDIQKKAAPLLGRAARPEEMVGAALLLCSDAGSYITGADLPVAGGAQLPGAYN
- a CDS encoding amidohydrolase family protein, translating into MGAARDYKLIDGHHHLWDLARLPYAWLRPEAPPRPFGDHTKIKRNFLPADYRAATEGLDIAASVHVEAMPGAADPAAESAWLDEIRPGDGIVAASIAHLDPRSPGLDAALDALARHETVRGIRTGIAFRTNSPWRFANAAGLARSDDFRRGIARIAARDHIVEMILLPEQIVELVELADAHPHTPFVINHMATLEPGFEDVWRAGVREAAKRPNIHIKISGMWTIARDWNEAAIHVPVRFAVEAFGPTRCLWGSNLPIEGLMCGAARQIDMLHRVLGDLSISDRAAIFGGTAAQLYRIGGAARS
- a CDS encoding tripartite tricarboxylate transporter substrate binding protein, with the protein product MRRLAIALCAAFAFVTPAAAAWPEKPIRIVVPFGPGGTTDILARTLQKVLDEKKLVSQPVAIQNVGGHFSVGARQVMTAAPDGYTFLAIHLALLSGEVVDPARGVSYRNFEPVALTGGFCFHPIVRGDSRFQTLKDLLEAAKAQPNTIVTGVNIGALNHMMALFMEQGFPGAKFRYAQIGGGGENFAALMGGHTQLTVLSSSEYQTYKANGIRALAYSGPERLSLEPNIPTARELGLGFDYCAENFWFAPKGTPKEAIDGMASALQKANETPELKDFFAKQAQTGQFLRGADFAKRLDDVFKAIEPIAKTAAPPR
- a CDS encoding tripartite tricarboxylate transporter TctB family protein → MSPNEDSPKDRRNDAIAGAAILAIAIVFGTAALREPPAHYDPLGPGTVPLAVSIVLGIFGAILLIRTLLGLKVGQSAQSVIAGLSLDDPEVDYKLRPGLAVFTYAATAAYVGAIALGIPFVWSTFAFLAIVGSAMARFRRPLMWWVLGSTAAGTYVIHLLFVKILMVSLP